In Castanea sativa cultivar Marrone di Chiusa Pesio chromosome 6, ASM4071231v1, a single window of DNA contains:
- the LOC142637885 gene encoding disease resistance protein Roq1-like isoform X1 yields MKGHTIFPVFYDVEPTEVRKQKGSFGEAFAKHDKENLEKVERWRDALAEVANISGWVVPKGQESEYIEPIVEKIFKTLSSIKLNEGLVGIDSRVWEVYSCLKIGLTDVRMIGIYGTGGIGKTAIAQVVYDSFSNQFEASSFLHNVRETAEREGLAYLQEQLLSDIFVERNIRISDVDNGARLIRHRLFNKKVLLILDDVDCLDQLYKLACKRDWFRPGSRIVITTRDEHLLKTLEVDEIHRPKELSSEEAVRLLSLTCFGSEHPPEGYVEMSNHVVNYAHGLPLAIKFLGSFLDGRSIPAWKSCLDRLENNFPTEILQVFQISFDSLQEVEKETFLHIACFFNGKDQDRVVEILDYLELYPKIAISILIDKSLLSVSSDNHLWMHPLVQQMGREIILRESPKFPWKRSRLWLPEDIDLVLTDNMGTEAIESIVLDLPTQKEVHWHPEAFSKMHCLVLLKIHNVQLQHELTHFPNGLRFVEWSGYSLKSLPPNFEPKMLVELTMCHSNIELLWKGVKQLDSLRFIKLSHSRNLVRTPDFSEARALERIDFEGCPNLIEVHPSVGVLKHLIFLNLKDCTSLVSLPNKLEMETLEIFSLSGCSKVKKIPEFTKNMERLQELHVNGTAIVDLPSSIEHLTGLSLLNISHCKNLVHLPCAILRLELLRDFIVLGCSRLATFDDHEILPSRKRSIWLWVEEFFRGSGRRVKSKLS; encoded by the exons ATGAAGGGTCATACAATTTTTCCAGTTTTCTATGATGTTGAACCAACTGAGGTACGGAAGCAGAAAGGGAGTTTTGGTGAAGCATTCGCAAAGCATGATAAGGAGAATTTGGAGAAGGTGGAAAGATGGAGGGATGCTTTAGCTGAAGTTGCCAATATCAGTGGTTGGGTTGTACCCAAGGG GCAGGAGTCAGAATATATTGAACCAATTGTCGAGAAGATATTCAAAACACTGAGTTCCATAAAACTAAATGAGGGCTTGGTTGGAATAGATTCTCGTGTATGGGAAGTATATTCATGCTTAAAAATAGGTTTGACTGATGTTCGCATGATTGGGATATATGGGACAGGTGGTATCGGTAAGACAGCCATTGCACAAGTGGTTTATGATAGCTTTTCTAATCAATTTGAAGCTAGTAGCTTTCTCCATAATGTTAGAGAAACAGCTGAAAGAGAGGGTTTAGCTTATTTGCAAGAACAACTGCTTTCTGACATCTTTGTGGAAAGAAATATAAGGATATCTGATGTTGACAATGGAGCTCGATTGATCAGGCATAGGCTATTTAACAAAAAGGTACTTCTCATTCTTGACGATGTAGATTGTTTGGACCAATTATATAAGTTGGCTTGCAAGCGTGATTGGTTTCGTCCAGGCAGTAGAATTGTCATTACAACAAGAGATGAACATTTGCTTAAGACGCTAGAAGTTGATGAAATACATAGGCCAAAGGAATTGAGTAGTGAAGAGGCTGTTCGTCTTTTGAGCTTGACATGTTTCGGCAGTGAACATCCTCCTGAAGGTTATGTGGAGATGTCCAATCATGTCGTCAATTATGCTCATGGCCTTCCTTTAGCAATTAAGTTTTTGGGTTCTTTTCTAGATGGCAGAAGCATCCCTGCATGGAAAAGCTGTTTAGACAGGCtggaaaataattttccaacagaaattttacaagtatttcAAATAAGTTTTGATAGTCTACAAGaagtagaaaaagaaacatttctacatattgcatgtttctttaaTGGGAAGGACCAAGATCGCGTAGTAGAAATACTAGATTATCTTGAACTTTACCCAAAAATTGCAATAAGTATTCTTATTGATAAATCTCTCTTAAGTGTTTCTTCAGACAATCACTTGTGGATGCATCCACTGGTACAACAAATGGGCCGGGAAATCATTTTAAGAGAGTCCCCTAAATTTCCTTGGAAACGAAGTAGATTATGGTTGCCGGAGGACATTGATCTTGTGCTTACAGACAATATG ggaACAGAAGCTATTGAAAGCATAGTCCTCGACTTGCCTACACAAAAAGAGGTACATTGGCATCCAGAAGCCTTTTCAAAGATGCATTGTCTTGTATTGCTCAAAATTCACAATGTGCAACTTCAGCATGAACTCACTCATTTTCCTAATGGGTTAAGATTTGTTGAATGGAGTGGGTATTCTTTAAAATCTTTGCCACCAAATTTTGAACCTAAGATGCTTGTTGAACTTACAATGTGTCATAGCAACATTGAACTACTTTGGAAGGGAGTAAAG CAATTGGACAGTTTAAGATTCATCAAACTCAGTCACTCTCGAAATCTTGTTAGGACTCCAGACTTCTCGGAGGCACGAGCGCTTGAGAGAATAGATTTTGAAGGCTGTCCAAATTTAATTGAGGTTCACCCATCCGTTGGTGTACTTAAACaccttatttttttgaatttgaaagatTGCACAAGTCTTGTAAGTCTTCCCAATAAGCTTGAAATGGAAACTCTTGAAATTTTTAGTCTTTCTGGTTGCTCTAAAGTCAAGAAGATTCCAGAATTTACAAAAAACATGGAACGGTTACAGGAACTTCATGTAAATGGGACTGCAATTGTAGATTTGCCTTCATCAATTGAACATTTGACTGGTCTTTCCTTATTGAATATAAGTCATTGCAAAAATCTTGTGCATCTTCCATGTGCCATTCTTCGATTGGAGTTACTAAGAGACTTCATTGTATTGGGATGCTCAAGATTAGCTACATTTGATGATCATGAGATTTTACCCTCTCGAAAAAGATCAATATGGTTATGGGTAGAAGAATTTTTTAGAGGTTCAGGTCGACGGGTCAAATCAAAGTTGTCCTGA
- the LOC142637885 gene encoding disease resistance protein Roq1-like isoform X2, which produces MKGHTIFPVFYDVEPTEVRKQKGSFGEAFAKHDKENLEKVERWRDALAEVANISGWVVPKGQESEYIEPIVEKIFKTLSSIKLNEGLVGIDSRVWEVYSCLKIGLTDVRMIGIYGTGGIGKTAIAQVVYDSFSNQFEASSFLHNVRETAEREGLAYLQEQLLSDIFVERNIRISDVDNGARLIRHRLFNKKVLLILDDVDCLDQLYKLACKRDWFRPGSRIVITTRDEHLLKTLEVDEIHRPKELSSEEAVRLLSLTCFGSEHPPEDNHLWMHPLVQQMGREIILRESPKFPWKRSRLWLPEDIDLVLTDNMGTEAIESIVLDLPTQKEVHWHPEAFSKMHCLVLLKIHNVQLQHELTHFPNGLRFVEWSGYSLKSLPPNFEPKMLVELTMCHSNIELLWKGVKQLDSLRFIKLSHSRNLVRTPDFSEARALERIDFEGCPNLIEVHPSVGVLKHLIFLNLKDCTSLVSLPNKLEMETLEIFSLSGCSKVKKIPEFTKNMERLQELHVNGTAIVDLPSSIEHLTGLSLLNISHCKNLVHLPCAILRLELLRDFIVLGCSRLATFDDHEILPSRKRSIWLWVEEFFRGSGRRVKSKLS; this is translated from the exons ATGAAGGGTCATACAATTTTTCCAGTTTTCTATGATGTTGAACCAACTGAGGTACGGAAGCAGAAAGGGAGTTTTGGTGAAGCATTCGCAAAGCATGATAAGGAGAATTTGGAGAAGGTGGAAAGATGGAGGGATGCTTTAGCTGAAGTTGCCAATATCAGTGGTTGGGTTGTACCCAAGGG GCAGGAGTCAGAATATATTGAACCAATTGTCGAGAAGATATTCAAAACACTGAGTTCCATAAAACTAAATGAGGGCTTGGTTGGAATAGATTCTCGTGTATGGGAAGTATATTCATGCTTAAAAATAGGTTTGACTGATGTTCGCATGATTGGGATATATGGGACAGGTGGTATCGGTAAGACAGCCATTGCACAAGTGGTTTATGATAGCTTTTCTAATCAATTTGAAGCTAGTAGCTTTCTCCATAATGTTAGAGAAACAGCTGAAAGAGAGGGTTTAGCTTATTTGCAAGAACAACTGCTTTCTGACATCTTTGTGGAAAGAAATATAAGGATATCTGATGTTGACAATGGAGCTCGATTGATCAGGCATAGGCTATTTAACAAAAAGGTACTTCTCATTCTTGACGATGTAGATTGTTTGGACCAATTATATAAGTTGGCTTGCAAGCGTGATTGGTTTCGTCCAGGCAGTAGAATTGTCATTACAACAAGAGATGAACATTTGCTTAAGACGCTAGAAGTTGATGAAATACATAGGCCAAAGGAATTGAGTAGTGAAGAGGCTGTTCGTCTTTTGAGCTTGACATGTTTCGGCAGTGAACATCCTCCTGAAG ACAATCACTTGTGGATGCATCCACTGGTACAACAAATGGGCCGGGAAATCATTTTAAGAGAGTCCCCTAAATTTCCTTGGAAACGAAGTAGATTATGGTTGCCGGAGGACATTGATCTTGTGCTTACAGACAATATG ggaACAGAAGCTATTGAAAGCATAGTCCTCGACTTGCCTACACAAAAAGAGGTACATTGGCATCCAGAAGCCTTTTCAAAGATGCATTGTCTTGTATTGCTCAAAATTCACAATGTGCAACTTCAGCATGAACTCACTCATTTTCCTAATGGGTTAAGATTTGTTGAATGGAGTGGGTATTCTTTAAAATCTTTGCCACCAAATTTTGAACCTAAGATGCTTGTTGAACTTACAATGTGTCATAGCAACATTGAACTACTTTGGAAGGGAGTAAAG CAATTGGACAGTTTAAGATTCATCAAACTCAGTCACTCTCGAAATCTTGTTAGGACTCCAGACTTCTCGGAGGCACGAGCGCTTGAGAGAATAGATTTTGAAGGCTGTCCAAATTTAATTGAGGTTCACCCATCCGTTGGTGTACTTAAACaccttatttttttgaatttgaaagatTGCACAAGTCTTGTAAGTCTTCCCAATAAGCTTGAAATGGAAACTCTTGAAATTTTTAGTCTTTCTGGTTGCTCTAAAGTCAAGAAGATTCCAGAATTTACAAAAAACATGGAACGGTTACAGGAACTTCATGTAAATGGGACTGCAATTGTAGATTTGCCTTCATCAATTGAACATTTGACTGGTCTTTCCTTATTGAATATAAGTCATTGCAAAAATCTTGTGCATCTTCCATGTGCCATTCTTCGATTGGAGTTACTAAGAGACTTCATTGTATTGGGATGCTCAAGATTAGCTACATTTGATGATCATGAGATTTTACCCTCTCGAAAAAGATCAATATGGTTATGGGTAGAAGAATTTTTTAGAGGTTCAGGTCGACGGGTCAAATCAAAGTTGTCCTGA
- the LOC142637886 gene encoding AT-hook motif nuclear-localized protein 16 gives MAGGADLTVPSVGSKNAMDRSQEPEKGNNNNRPAIDVLMSPKVPKAVSPVSSIADGETIRRPRGRPAGSKNKPKPPIIVTRDSANALRAHAMEVSSGCDVSESLANFARRKQRGICILSGSGCVTNVTLRQPASSGAIVTLHGRFEILSLLGSILPPPAPPGITGLTIYLAGAQGQVVGGGVAGALIASGPVVIMAASFMNATFDRLPLDDDEIAAAMQNQQFQNGRNHHLDISDLYGMPQNLLTNGTMSMPPEIYSWVPGRNMSKT, from the coding sequence ATGGCTGGAGGTGCAGATCTAACAGTCCCTTCTGTTGGATCAAAAAATGCCATGGATAGAAGCCAAGAACCTGAAAAGGGGAATAATAACAACAGGCCTGCCATTGATGTGCTCATGTCTCCCAAAGTGCCAAAGGCAGTATCACCAGTTTCTTCGATAGCTGATGGGGAGACCATTAGGCGGCCTCGTGGAAGGCCAGCTGGTTCCAAGAACAAGCCAAAGCCACCAATTATTGTTACCCGAGACAGTGCAAATGCACTTCGTGCACATGCTATGGAAGTGAGCTCTGGCTGTGATGTGAGTGAAAGTTTAGCTAATTTTGCAAGGAGGAAGCAGCGCGGCATTTGCATACTTAGCGGGAGTGGATGTGTAACAAATGTCACGCTGAGACAACCAGCCTCCTCTGGGGCAATTGTGACCCTTCACGGGCGGTTTGAGATTCTTTCATTGCTTGGATCAATCTTGCCTCCACCTGCTCCACCAGGCATCACTGGCCTGACTATCTACTTGGCTGGGGCTCAAGGGCAGGTAGTGGGTGGGGGTGTGGCTGGTGCTCTTATTGCATCTGGTCCTGTTGTGATCATGGCTGCATCATTCATGAATGCAACTTTTGATCGCCTGCCATTAGATGACGATGAAATTGCTGCTGCCATGCAGAATCAACAGTTCCAAAATGGTCGGAATCATCACCTTGATATTTCAGATTTATATGGGATGCCACAGAACTTGCTCACCAATGGTACTATGTCTATGCCCCCTGAGATATACTCTTGGGTTCCAGGACGAAACATGTCAAAAACCTAG
- the LOC142641270 gene encoding pentatricopeptide repeat-containing protein At2g42920, chloroplastic: MIPSCCCSLTPFSSSTSISKFISDQPYLTMLEKQCTNMKDLQKIHANLIKTGLANDPIAGSRILAFCASPDGDMNYAYLLFTHIQNPNLFAWNTIIRGFSQSSTPHNAISLFIDMLISSPIEPQRLTYPSVFKAYTQLGLAHDGAQLHGRIIKEGLESDPFIRNTILYMYMNCGFLSEALQMFDKDKEFDVVAWNSMIIGLAKYGEIDESRRLFERMQFRNAVSWNSMISGYVRNGKLMEALELFGKMQEKRIEPSEFTMVSLLNACARLGALRQGVWIHDFIRKNDFELNVIVSTAIIDMYCKCGTIDKALQTFEAAPKKGLSCWNSMIFGLAMNGCEEEAIHLFSKLQSMKLKPDSVSFIGVLTACNHSGMVDEARYYFSLMTNTYKIEPSIKHYSCMVDVLGRAGLLEEAEELIRSMPVNPDAIIWGSLLSACRKHGNIEMAKEAAKRVIKLDPGDSCGYVLMSNVYAASSHFEEAIEERLSMKEKHIEKEPGCSLIEVDGEVHEFVAGGKLHYRAPEIYSLLNELGLALNEMEYV, encoded by the coding sequence ATGATACCATCTTGTTGCTGCTCACTCACCCCATTCTCATCATCAACCTCCATATCCAAATTCATCTCAGACCAACCTTACCTCACCATGCTAGAAAAACAATGCACCAACATGAAAGACCTTCAGAAGATTCATGCCAACCTCATCAAAACTGGCTTAGCCAATGACCCTATTGCTGGTAGCCGCATCTTGGCCTTTTGTGCCTCCCCAGATGGGGACATGAACTATGCTTACTTGCTCTTTACTCATATCCAAAACCCAAACCTTTTTGCATGGAACACCATCATTAGAGGCTTCTCTCAAAGCTCAACTCCACATAATgcaatatctcttttcattgACATGTTAATATCTTCACCTATTGAACCTCAAAGATTGACTTATCCTTCAGTTTTCAAAGCTTATACTCAACTTGGACTAGCTCATGATGGAGCTCAGCTTCATGGGAGGATTATAAAAGAGGGTCTTGAGAGTGATCCATTTATACGAAACACTATCTTATATATGTACATGAATTGCGGTTTTTTGAGTGAGGCACTTCAAATGTTTGATAAAGATAAGGAATTTGATGTTGTTGCATGGAATTCAATGATTATTGGTCTTGCTAAATATGGAGAAATTGATGAGTCTAGGAGATTATTTGAAAGAATGCAATTCAGAAATGCGGTTTCATGGAATTCAATGATTAGTGGATATGTTAGGAATGGGAAATTGATGGAGGCATTGGAGCTTTTTGGCAAGATGCAAGAGAAGAGAATTGAGCCAAGCGAGTTTACAATGGTCAGTTTGTTAAATGCATGTGCTCGCCTAGGAGCACTTAGACAAGGGGTGTGGATTCATGACTTTATTAGGAAGAATGATTTTGAGTTGAATGTCATTGTTAGCACAGCAATAATTGACATGTATTGCAAGTGTGGCACCATTGACAAGGCTCTTCAAACGTTTGAGGCTGCCCCAAAGAAAGGATTATCATGCTGGAACTCCATGATCTTTGGCCTAGCCATGAATGGTTGTGAGGAAGAAGCAATTCATTTATTCTCTAAGCTTCAGTCTATGAAATTGAAACCAGATTCTGTTAGTTTTATTGGTGTTCTCACGGCTTGTAATCACTCGGGCATGGTGGATGAAGCAAGGTATTATTTCTCATTAATGACAAACACATACAAGATTGAGCCATCAATAAAGCACTATAGTTGCATGGTTGATGTACTAGGACGAGCTGGGCTCCTTGAAGAGGCAGAGGAGCTGATAAGAAGTATGCCAGTAAACCCAGATGCTATTATATGGGGATCTTTGCTCTCAGCTTGTAGAAAGCATGGAAACATTGAGATGGCCAAGGAGGCAGCAAAGCGTGTGATCAAGTTGGATCCAGGTGATAGCTGTGGTTATGTGCTTATGTCTAATGTTTATGCTGCCTCCAGTCATTTTGAAGAAGCAATAGAGGAAAGGCTTTCCATGAAGGAGAAGCATATAGAGAAAGAACCAGGATGTAGTTTGATTGAAGTGGATGGAGAAGTGCATGAGTTTGTTGCTGGTGGCAAGCTGCACTATAGAGCACCAGAGATCTACTCTTTGTTGAATGAGCTTGGACTGGCGTTAAATGAGATGGAATATGTCTGA
- the LOC142638858 gene encoding uncharacterized protein LOC142638858 → MEERVFTCLIFLLLGHFLCSGSILTKKISIGYSTEQDREAKQLLHFTSSISTTQKDITTPITTVPTITPASTTPSTTTPIINPTSNPDTSTPAVPLTPITNPTPATALPAASGASWCVATQSAPQKELQVALDYACGYGGVDCSAIQPSGSCYNPTTVRDHASYAFNAYYQKNPVPNSCNFGGTAMITSTDPSTGTCQYASTSTSSSVLNTTNSSGSTVFGAVPTGPSTPSSSSAATTLKSLMSHSFIITCLMTLFLGKCHL, encoded by the exons ATGGAAGAAAGGGTCTTTACCTGTCTCATATTTCTCCTATTGGGTCATTTCCTCTGTTCAG gttcaatTTTAACAAAGAAGATATCAATAGGGTACAGCACAGAACAAGACCGTGAAGCAAAACAATTGTTGCATTTCACTTCCTCAATTTCAACTACCCAAAAAGACATTACCACTCCAATCACAACAGTCCCTACAATAACTCCAGCCAGTACCACACCTTCTACAACAACTCCAATTATAAACCCAACCTCAAACCCTGATACAAGCACACCAGCAGTACCCTTGACCCCAATTACAAACCCAACTCCTGCAACTGCATTACCTGCAGCTTCAGGGGCTAGCTGGTGTGTTGCTACCCAAAGTGCACCACAAAAAGAGTTACAAGTTGCTTTAGACTATGCTTGTGGGTATGGTGGAGTTGATTGTTCAGCAATTCAGCCTAGTGGAAGTTGTTACAACCCCACCACCGTTCGTGACCATGCATCATATGCGTTTAATGCGTATTATCAGAAGAACCCAGTTCCAAATAGCTGTAATTTTGGAGGAACTGCTATGATTACAAGCACTGACCCAA GTACTGGGACATGTCAATATGCATCCACTAG CACAAGTTCATCAGTGTTAAACACAACAAATTCGAGTGGCTCAACAGTTTTTGGAGCTGTCCCTACTGGCCCCTCTACCCCGTCATCATCATCAGCAGCTACCACGTTAAAGAGCTTAATGTCACATTCTTTTATCATTACATGTCTCATGACATTGTTCCTGGGCAAATGTCATCTCTGA